Proteins from a single region of Anastrepha ludens isolate Willacy chromosome 5, idAnaLude1.1, whole genome shotgun sequence:
- the LOC128863371 gene encoding mitochondrial fission 1 protein, translating into MEEMMETIVPQEDFDRNEQRYLRELELDGRASIEAKFGYAFCLVRCAHKQDIAKGIELLEELMEQHPEGRRDYLYYLSLGEARMKNYALALQYCKVFLEIEENPQVRSLEEYIQKRYDKDLKKGMAVAGGAVLVLGGILGLGIALAKNKNRRDK; encoded by the exons ATGGAGGAGATGATGGAAACTATAGTACCGCAAGAAGATTTTGAT CGAAATGAACAAAGATATCTTCGAGAGCTAGAGTTGGATGGACGTGCAAGTATAGAAGCTAAATTCGGCTATGCATTCTGCCTTGTTAGGTGTGCTCACAAGCAGGACATTGCTAag GGGATAGAATTATTGGAAGAACTCATGGAGCAACATCCAGAGGGGCGACGAGATTATCTCTATTACTTGTCGTTAGGGGAGGCACGAATGAAAAACTACGCTCTTGCCCTGCAATATTGTAAAGTTTTCTTGGAAATAGAGGAAAATCCACAAGTTCGGTCCTTAGAG GAGTACATTCAAAAGCGATACGATAAAGATTTGAAGAAAGGTATGGCAGTGGCAGGCGGAGCAGTGCTTGTGTTGGGCGGTATTTTGGGCCTGGGCATAGCGCTTGCCAAAAA taaaaacagacgtgataaataa
- the LOC128863372 gene encoding 2-oxoisovalerate dehydrogenase subunit beta, mitochondrial, which yields MNKYFCPLLSVLKSRTVTALSRSHFTYYPDKSPKEATLTDNGSEKMNMVQAINNAMDLVLAQDSKALLFGEDVGFGGVFRCSVNLRDKYGKDRVFNTPLCEQGIAGFAIGVANAGSTAIAEIQFADYIFPAFDQIVNEAAKCRYRSGGLFDCGSLTFRAPCGAVGHGALYHSQSPEAYFAHTPGLKVVVPRGPIKAKGLLLACIRDPNPCIVFEPKTLYRAAVEEVPTGDYVSELGKAEVLRKGKDITLIGWGTQVHVLLEVAEIAKKELQLNCEVIDLVSILPWDRDTIYKSVKKTGRVIVAHEAPLTQGFGAELAASIQENCFLHLEAPVKRVTGWDTPFPHVFEPFYLPDKYRCLAAIKELANY from the exons atgaacaaatatttttgtccaTTACTGAGCGTACTGAAGTCACGAACTGTGACGGCCTTGAGTCGTTCCCATTTCACCTATTATCCTGACAAGTCGCCCAAGGAAGCTACACTCACGGATAATGGCAGTGAAAAAATGAATATGGTTCAAGCAATCAATAATGCTATGGACTTAGTACTTGCACAAGACTCTAAAGCGCTACTATTCGGTGAAGATGTAGGTTTTGGTGGGGTGTTTCGTTGTTCAGTTAATTTGCGCGATAAGTACGGCAAAGATCGCGTGTTTAATACTCCACTTTGTGAGCAAGGAATAGCTGGATTCGCAATTGGTGTTGCGAATGCCGGTTCCACAGCTATAGCTGAAATACAATTTGCCGACTATATTTTTCCAGCATTTGATCAAATTGTTAACGAAGCTGCGAAATGTCGTTATCGCAGTGGTGGCTTGTTTGATTGTGGCTCTCTGACGTTCCGTGCACCGTGCGGTGCTGTAGGTCATGGTGCTCTTTATCATTCTCAAAGTCCGGAAGCTTACTTTGCACATACGCCTGGTTTAAAAGTGGTAGTTCCTCGAGGACCGATCAAGGCTAAAGGATTGCTACTAGCTTGCATACGGGATCCTAATCCATGCATAGTGTTTGAACCAAAAACCCTTTACAGGGCTGCTGTTGAGGAAGTGCCTACAGGAGATTACGTCTCCGAATTGGGGAAAGCAGAAGTTCTGCGTAAAGGAAAAGATATCACTTTGATTGGATGGGGAACTCAGGTGCATGTACTACTAGAG gtAGCAGAAATAGCAAAGAAAGAGCTTCAATTAAATTGCGAGGTCATTGATTTAGTATCTATTTTGCCTTGGGATCGTGACACAATATATAAG TCTGTTAAGAAGACAGGTCGAGTTATCGTTGCTCACGAGGCGCCACTTACTCAAGGTTTCGGAGCGGAGTTAGCTGCCTCTATACAAGAAAATTGCTTTTTACACTTGGAAGCGCCAGTGAAGCGCGTTACTGGCTGGGACACCCCATTCCCACAtgtttttgaaccattttacTTGCCTGACAAATATCGCTGCCTTGCTGCCATAAAAGAGTTGGCAAATTATTAA
- the LOC128864039 gene encoding serine/threonine-protein kinase haspin homolog, giving the protein MDDNSEKSLQIDRTLEDGAWLDSFDKLLEPRPILRGLNILKREVHASFNRDSSVENSTGGKGNETDISRTSRHSPSELNENKIRKSSSISTPLVQHGLKSNPFKCSLSPIGAWRLLYFEKGKNGVNDGNTHVVDQGRRDLKSTPLKPRITVVDYDEPVNQTIDGECLTSTLCRDPKRTGCGKRTTISRHVCFEPTIDKTLKNCVEKATTKASLELVNVQQKEVIEQRIPSLTLQPGKWRKSFSVWRRKQVDKRPSSLNNRQSANRNSSVEYIGIVGTVAGNRKSIYLKPEHVTFGSISIPESGDVWERRVLERCNQQTPLPFEELYSADKMPYCVKIGEGAYGEVFLNAMSKRKMYHASSTVMKIIPIEGQIEINGEKQKTYAQILSEVVISLELANLRRDVDLKNVTPGFVDVKKVACTKGQYPHHLIKLWESFDEEKGSENDHPDIFDGTQIYIILELEFCGRDLQSFQFQNAEQAYYALLQVVLTLAVAEHAYQFEHRDLHWGNILLLNSSAKELSFTLDNHTYVVPTKGVKATLIDYTLSRMTVDNCCHYNDISCDEDLFTASGDYQFEIYRMMRDILDNNWQTFEPRTNVFWISYIIAKLIDGVQYKNKRTKTHTTYYAKLKNLMGIVLDFNSAIECAKYLMD; this is encoded by the exons atggACGATAATTctgaaaaaagtttacaaatagACCGTACTTTAGAGGATGGTGCCTGGTTGGATTCATTTGACAAGCTACTAGAGCCAAGACC AATACTACGcggattaaatattttgaaacggGAGGTGCATGCTTCATTCAACCGCGACTCAAGTGTGGAAAACAGTACCGGTGGTAAAGGAAATGAAACAGACATTTCGAGAACTTCGCGACATTCTCCAAGCgaattgaatgaaaataaaattcgcaAATCCAGCTCAATTTCCACTCCTTTAGTACAGCACGGGTTGAAATCTAATCCGTTCAAGTGTTCGTTATCGCCAATTGGCGCATGGCGACttctatattttgaaaaagggAAAAATGGTGTTAATGATGGCAATACACATGTTGTAGATCAAGGTAGACGGGATTTAAAAAGCACACCTCTAAAACCGAGAATTACCGTGGTTG ATTATGATGAACCTGTAAATCAAACGATTGATGGGGAATGTTTAACTTCCACTTTATGTAGAGACCCTAAACGGACAGGGTGTGGCAAACGCACTACTATTTCGAGGCACGTTTGTTTTGAGCCAACAATtgataaaacattaaaaaactgtGTAGAGAAGGCAACAACGAAGGCGTCGTTAGAACTCGTAAATGTCCAACAAAAAGAAGTGATAGAACAACGCATTCCTAGTCTTACACTACAGCCAGGAAAATGGCGAAAATCGTTTAGTGTATGGCGACGTAAACAAG ttGACAAACGCCCAAGTTCGTTGAACAACCGACAATCAGCAAATCGCAACAGCTCTGTAGAGTATATTGGGATTGTTGGCACTGTTGCAGGTAACAGAAAATCGATATATTTAAAGCCTGAACACGTTACGTTCGGATCCATTTCTATACCTGAAAGTGGTGATGTGTGGGAACGTCGAGTATTGGAGCGTTGTAATCAACAAACCCCCTTACCCTTTGAAGAGTTGTATTCTGCGGATAAAATGCCGTATTGCGTGAAAATTGGCGAGGGAGCTTATGGGGAGGTGTTTTTGAATGCAATGAGTAAACGAAAGATGTATCACGCAAGTAGTACAGTGATGAAAATTATACCGATTGAGGGCCAGATTGAAATTAATGGCGAGAAACAAAAAACGTATGCGCAAATCTTGTCCGAAGTGGTGATCTCATTGGAATTGGCAAATTTACGAAGAGAtgtagatttaaaaaatgtaacgcCTGGGTTCGTAGATGTTAAAAAA GTTGCTTGTACCAAAGGACAATACCCGcatcatttaataaaattatgggAATCTTTTGATGAAGAAAAAGGATCAGAAAACGATCATCCGGATATTTTTGATGGCACTCAAATTTATATAATTCTAGAACTGGAGTTTTGCGGTAGAGACTTGCAGAGTTTTCAGTTTCAAAACGCTGAACAAGCATACTATGCTCTCCTTCAG GTTGTGTTAACGTTAGCTGTAGCCGAGCATGCATATCAATTTGAGCATCGAGATTTACATTggggaaatattttattattgaacTCAAGTGCAAAGGAGTTGAGTTTTACATTGGACAATCACACCTATGTTGTGCCTACAAAAGGAGTCAAAGCTACTCTAATCGACTACACCCTTTCACGTATGACTGTTGATAATTGTTGCCATTATAACGATATTTCTTGTGATGAAGACCTATTCACCGCCTCAGGTGACTATCAATTTGAAATATATCGTATGATGCGTGACATACTAGA TAATAACTGGCAAACCTTTGAGCCGCGCACTAACGTATTTTGGATTTCTTACATCATCGCAAAGTTGATTGACGGAGTTCAGTATAAAAATAAGCGTACTAAAACACATACAACATACTATGCCAAACTGAAGAATCTTATGGGAATCGTTTTGGATTTTAATAGCGCCATTGAATGTGCGAAATATTTAATGGACTAG